TTTGCTAGATCGTCAAAACCTTTGTTCTTCCACGTACTTACATTGTGATTTAGAATCTTTATTGAATATAAAACTTGATATTATCGAAAAAAATAGATATAAATTAGAAGCCATAGGTCTTTTAAATTCATACTATTTAAATGACCAATTTATATATGAAATTAAGCTTCCTCTTTCTGCACAAAGCTTTGTAAATGATGGAGTATTAGGGCAATATCTAATTGCAGCTATTACCAATGATCGTTTTAAAAAATTAATTGAAATCTTTAAACTTAAATTACCAAATAAAAAACAATATTTTAAAATATCAAAAGCGTTTAATGAAGTGTTTGCTTCCATTCACCAAGAAGATCCTTTAAATGAAAATCAGCTAATGTCTGGTAAAAAAGGAAATTCCATTAAAGTGAACCTAAGTGAATTTGATTGGAGATTATTTAAAGATAATATTCCAGAATCGTTTTTTCAAGTTCAAGATATTTCAGATGCTATCAAAGAAAAGATTAACAATCTTGCTTATATTTATGGACTCGATGAACTTGATATGAAAGAAGTATTTATTAAATCCATAGATAAAAACAAAGAAATCAATCTCAACAGATTAGCCGTTGAGGCAAGAGAACAATATCAAATTCTTTCAACCAATATCGAAAAAGCAAGTGAAAAAGCGGTAGAGCCTGAAATCAGAAATATACCGAGTGACCCAGCTGAATACTT
This is a stretch of genomic DNA from Bacillota bacterium. It encodes these proteins:
- a CDS encoding DnaD domain protein, with translation MDGIRRNDPFITYTKGNISAADYQILSLFYQPIIGAQAYVLYMTLLSLLDRQNLCSSTYLHCDLESLLNIKLDIIEKNRYKLEAIGLLNSYYLNDQFIYEIKLPLSAQSFVNDGVLGQYLIAAITNDRFKKLIEIFKLKLPNKKQYFKISKAFNEVFASIHQEDPLNENQLMSGKKGNSIKVNLSEFDWRLFKDNIPESFFQVQDISDAIKEKINNLAYIYGLDELDMKEVFIKSIDKNKEINLNRLAVEAREQYQILSTNIEKASEKAVEPEIRNIPSDPAEYFKIVSPRALLKEMGEGMVSTADLRIVERLIEEVGLDKGVVNVLLAYIAKIKDGVLPTYDYFQKVGQNWKRNQIDTVELAIDYVRHLASEAEKRKNGTASESKYKKTTKNNRPDIEVDWLEDYMKTIK